Genomic segment of Prochlorococcus marinus CUG1433:
AACTATTCTCTTCACTGATAATTTTAAAAATCTGGAGGCAATGAGCGAGTATTCTTAGATGATGTTTCTGCATTGTAGTTAGATCAAGATTATCAATTTCTTGAATAATTTCTATATTTAATGGATTAGACAAGGGATCAAGATGATTAGACATTAAATTTTAGTTTTAATAAAGGGAAAAAACTCAATATTGGGGGTATCTTTCGTTAAAGTATATAAAGCTAATTGTAATAAGTTATTTTTGGATAACATGGTCAACGAAAATTTAGTTAAAGATGTAGTAAAAGAGCCCTATAAATATGGTTTTGTTACTGATATTGAAACTGAAAAAATAGAAAAGGGGTTAAATGAAGATGTCATAAGATTAATTTCTCATAAAAAAGAAGAGCCAAAATATCTTCTTGACTTTAGATTAAAAGCCTTTAAAAAATGGCAAAAAATGAAAGAGCCTGATTGGGCAGGATTAGGATATAAACAAATTGATTATCAAGATATAATTTATTACTCTGCTCCTAAGCAAAAAGAGAAAATTTCTAGTTTAGATGAAGTTGATCCCAAACTTCTTGAGACTTTTGACAAATTGGGAATACCCCTTACGGAGCAAAAAAAACTCACAAATGTAGCAGTAGATGCTGTCTTTGATAGTGTTTCTATAGCCACAACTTTTAGAGAAGAACTTGCTGAACATGGAGTTATATTTTGCTCAATTAGTGAAGCAGTAAAAAATCACTCGGATTTAATTGAAAAATATTTGGGTACAGTTGTTCCAGCTAGTGATAATTATTTTGCAGCACTAAATTCTGCTGTTTTTAGTGATGGTTCTTTTGTATATATTCCAAAGGGTGTTACCTGCCCTATGGACCTATCTTCCTACTTCAGAATTAATAGTGGAGATTCAGGACAATTCGAAAGGACACTAATCATTGCTGAAGAATCAAGTTCTGTAAGTTACCTAGAAGGTTGTACAGCTCCAATGTTTGATACAAATACCCTTCATGCAGCAGTTGTAGAGCTTGTAGCATTAGACGACGCCTCAATAAAATATTCAACAGTGCAAAATTGGTATGCTGGTGATGAAGAAGGAATTGGCGGAATTTTTAATTTTGTCACCAAGAGAGGAAAATGTTTAGGCAAAAGAAGTAAAATTAGCTGGTCACAAGTTGAAACAGGCTCTGCAATTACATGGAAATATCCTAGCTGCCTTCTTCTAGGGGAAGAATCTGTAGGAGAATTTTATTCAGTGGCACTCACCAATAATCTTCAGCAAGCAGATACCGGAACAAAAATGATCCATATCGGTCCTAAGACCAAATCAACTATTGTTAGCAAAGGCATTAGTGCAGGCAAGTCAATCAATAGCTACAGAGGTCTTGTCAAAATAGGAACAAAAGCTAGAGGATCAAGAAATTACAGTCAATGTGATTCAATGTTAATTGGGGATCAAGCTTCTGCGAATACATTCCCTTACATCAAATCTCAACAACCTAATTCCGAAATTGAGCATGAAGCAAGCACATGTAGAATCTCAGAAGATCAACTTTTTTATCTCCAAAGCAGAGGTATAGAATTTGAGGAGGCAGTATCTATGATGGTCAGCGGTTTTTGCAGAGATGTATTTAATCAATTACCTATGGAATTTGCTGCTGAAGCAGATAAGTTACTGGCACTTAAGCTAGAGGGATCAGTAGGCTAATGAATCAATTTCTAAATTGAAATGCAAATTAAAATGAAAGAATCAGAACCAATTTTAGAAGTTGAAAATCTCTCTGCATCTACTGATAATCTTCCAATTTTAAAAGGGGTTTCACTTACTGTCTATCCTGGAGAAATCCATGCCATTATGGGAAGAAATGGATGTGGCAAAAGTACACTTTCGAAAATAATTGCAGGTCATCCTTCGTATAATATTACAAATGGGGACATAAAATTTTTAGGTG
This window contains:
- the sufB gene encoding Fe-S cluster assembly protein SufB encodes the protein MVNENLVKDVVKEPYKYGFVTDIETEKIEKGLNEDVIRLISHKKEEPKYLLDFRLKAFKKWQKMKEPDWAGLGYKQIDYQDIIYYSAPKQKEKISSLDEVDPKLLETFDKLGIPLTEQKKLTNVAVDAVFDSVSIATTFREELAEHGVIFCSISEAVKNHSDLIEKYLGTVVPASDNYFAALNSAVFSDGSFVYIPKGVTCPMDLSSYFRINSGDSGQFERTLIIAEESSSVSYLEGCTAPMFDTNTLHAAVVELVALDDASIKYSTVQNWYAGDEEGIGGIFNFVTKRGKCLGKRSKISWSQVETGSAITWKYPSCLLLGEESVGEFYSVALTNNLQQADTGTKMIHIGPKTKSTIVSKGISAGKSINSYRGLVKIGTKARGSRNYSQCDSMLIGDQASANTFPYIKSQQPNSEIEHEASTCRISEDQLFYLQSRGIEFEEAVSMMVSGFCRDVFNQLPMEFAAEADKLLALKLEGSVG